A genomic segment from Nicotiana tabacum cultivar K326 chromosome 9, ASM71507v2, whole genome shotgun sequence encodes:
- the LOC142163902 gene encoding uncharacterized protein LOC142163902 produces the protein MHDFIMAEDSRLWDVICVGPFVPTKTSGDPTVTVPKTRKEFNDSDRKAIEKNFRAKEILVCGIGPDEYNRISACQSAKEIWDALQTTHEGTTQVKQFKIDMLTTEYEFFNMKDDESI, from the coding sequence atGCATGATTTCATCATGGCTGAAGACTCAAGGCTCTGGGACGTCATCTGCGTTGGACCCTTCGTCCCTACAAAAACCAGTGGTGACCCAACAGTAACAGTCCccaaaacaagaaaagaattcAACGATAGTGATCGCAAAGCCATAGAGAAGAACTTTCGAGCAAAGGAAATTCTTGTCTGTGGTATTGGTCCTGATGAATACAATAGGATTTCAGCATGCCAATCTGCCAAGGAGATCTGGGATGCTCTCCAAACAACTCATGAAGGGACAACCCAAGTTAAGCAATTTAAGATTGACATGCTTACCACAGAATACGAGTTTTTCAATATGAAAGACGATGAATCCATCTAG